In a genomic window of Sus scrofa isolate TJ Tabasco breed Duroc chromosome 4, Sscrofa11.1, whole genome shotgun sequence:
- the F11R gene encoding junctional adhesion molecule A precursor produces MGTKAKVGRKQLLLFTSVILCSLTLGRGAVYTSEPEVRVAENKPAKLSCSYSGFSSPRVEWKFTHGDITSLVCYNNKITASYENRVTFSASGITFHSVTRKDTGTYTCMVSDEGGNTYGEVTVNLIVLVPPSKPTISVPSSATIGNRAVLTCSEKDGSPPSEYFWFKDGVLMPTEPKSNRAFINSSYSLNPKTGELIFDPVSASDAGDYTCEAQNGYGSPMRSDTVHMEAAELNVGGIVAAVLVTLILLGVLIFGIWFAYSRGYFDRAKKGTSSKKVIYSQPTARSEGEFRQTSSFLV; encoded by the exons GCTCCCTGACGTTGGGCAGGGGTGCAGTGTACACTTCTGAACCAGAAGTCAGAGTTGCTGAGAACAAAC CTGCCAAGCTGTCCTGCTCCTACTCCGGGTTCTCCTCTCCCCGTGTGGAGTGGAAATTTACCCATGGCGACATCACCAGCCTCGTCTGCTATAACAACAAGATCACAG CTTCCTATGAGAACCGAGTTACCTTCTCGGCTAGTGGCATCACCTTCCATTCTGTGACCAGGAAAGACACAGGGACGTATACTTGTATGGTCTCTGACGAAGGCGGCAACACCTACGGGGAAGTCACTGTTAACCTCATTGTGCTTG TGCCTCCATCGAAGCCTACAATCAGTGTTCCCTCCTCTGCTACCATCGGGAACCGGGCTGTGCTGACCTGCTCAGAGAAAGATGGTTCCCCACCCTCTGAATACTTCTGGTTCAAGGATGGGGTATTGATGCCTACAGAGCCCAAGAGCAACCGTGCCTTCATCAACTCTTCCTATAGCCTGAATCCGAAGACAGGGGAGCTG ATCTTTGATCCTGTGTCGGCCTCTGATGCTGGAGATTACACTTGTGAGGCACAGAATGGGTATGGGTCACCCATGAGATCAGATACTGTGCACATGGAAGCTG CGGAACTGAATGTGGGCGGCATCGTGGCAGCTGTCCTTGTCACACTCATTCTCCTCGGAGTGTTGATTTTTGGCATCTGGTTCGCCTACAGCCGCGGCTACTTTGACA GAGCAAAGAAAGG GACTTCCAGTAAGAAGGTGATTTACAGCCAACCCACTGCTCGAAGTGAA ggGGAATTCAGACAGACCTCATCATTCTTGGTGTGA